The following are encoded together in the Robertmurraya sp. FSL R5-0851 genome:
- a CDS encoding sensor histidine kinase produces the protein MFKEKIFRSQQLKFMIFNLIAFTIIFTIFGIIIFSQVQGTLFKKTDEELLMVKEKHMSEFSDITNGDRPLDSIDRTPPNNDQRAIKNPRIFILNWDKDGEIIEGDQIGSLFYESYLQDFTLDKNNLDTVTNITIDDQYHFRYLLFEDTNEDDEVAYVQLMINTDAEETIINNFQKLIIIFSIVFIVLSISASYILSKKMMQPIILSWKKQAEFVENASHELRTPLTIIQNKLELLLTSPQEKIANKFENIALSLSETRRLSKLTSDLLTLARADSAETQLVKQSIHVDTFVKNVCAPYIEIAESQDKHLWLQLNCDIKMEADEVRLHQLLVILLDNALKYTGENDSIGVKTYEEDHKIVFEVSDTGIGIKEENMKYIFDRFYREDKARSRETGGVGLGLSIAHWIVKQHEGTIKASQNKNKGTTFKVKLPK, from the coding sequence ATGTTTAAGGAGAAAATCTTCCGTAGCCAACAGCTCAAATTCATGATCTTTAACCTTATTGCCTTTACGATCATTTTTACGATTTTTGGAATTATTATTTTCAGCCAGGTTCAAGGGACGTTATTTAAAAAGACGGACGAAGAACTTTTAATGGTAAAAGAGAAACATATGAGTGAATTCTCAGATATAACTAATGGAGACCGACCTTTAGATAGTATCGATCGTACTCCTCCGAATAATGACCAAAGGGCAATCAAAAACCCACGTATTTTTATCTTAAATTGGGATAAAGATGGTGAAATTATTGAGGGAGATCAAATCGGATCATTATTTTACGAAAGTTATTTACAAGACTTTACTCTAGATAAAAATAATCTTGATACGGTAACCAATATAACAATAGACGATCAATACCACTTTCGATATTTGCTATTTGAAGATACAAACGAAGATGATGAAGTGGCCTATGTACAATTAATGATCAATACCGACGCGGAAGAAACCATCATCAATAACTTCCAAAAGCTAATCATTATTTTTTCTATTGTCTTTATCGTCCTTTCTATTTCAGCCAGTTATATTTTATCGAAAAAGATGATGCAACCGATTATTCTATCATGGAAAAAGCAAGCTGAGTTTGTGGAGAATGCCTCACATGAATTACGAACACCTTTGACCATTATTCAAAATAAACTCGAGCTTTTGTTAACTTCTCCTCAGGAGAAAATAGCGAACAAGTTTGAAAATATTGCGCTAAGCTTATCCGAAACTAGAAGACTATCAAAGCTTACTTCTGATTTATTAACCCTTGCTCGTGCTGATTCTGCTGAAACACAGCTGGTGAAGCAATCCATTCATGTGGATACCTTCGTGAAAAACGTTTGTGCTCCTTATATTGAAATTGCAGAATCACAGGACAAGCATTTATGGCTCCAATTGAATTGCGACATAAAAATGGAAGCCGATGAAGTCCGTCTGCATCAACTTCTCGTCATTTTGCTTGATAATGCGTTAAAGTATACCGGCGAAAATGATAGTATTGGTGTGAAAACGTATGAAGAAGACCACAAAATTGTATTTGAAGTGAGTGATACGGGGATCGGGATCAAGGAAGAAAATATGAAATATATTTTTGACCGCTTCTATCGCGAAGATAAAGCTCGTTCGAGAGAAACGGGTGGAGTCGGCCTAGGATTATCTATTGCTCACTGGATTGTTAAGCAGCATGAAGGAACAATCAAGGCAAGTCAAAATAAAAACAAAGGAACCACCTTTAAAGTGAAATTACCAAAATAG
- a CDS encoding carbohydrate-binding domain-containing protein gives MKRKYKFTKLIAPLLCTTLLFACSNTEEESTSNSGTSTATEVNIESLSTLGDSDIQSVVSGLVSYSDDDLYTDWENEEVTSIQLNGSTATYEGSGGVVVSGSTVTIKTGGVYVLSGTLADGQIVVDAEDNNTVRLVLNGVDITSSSSAPIYVNNAEKTVISLPEGTENTVTDGTQYVYDDVEAEEPNSAIFSKGNLTINGEGKLVVEANFNNGITGKDDLKITGGNIEITAKDDAIVGRDLLAIKDGTFTITAGGDGMKTTNDEDAEKGNLAIEGGTFNITAENDGIQAQTSLYTLGGDYNITTGGGSPETVAANENAMGGRGQSESTTTTTSTETSSSKGLKATAELAIAGGTFNIDSLDDAVHSNGNVLIEGGELTIATGDDGIHADSSVLTKGGNITVTKSYEGIEGGVIAIADGTIDVTASDDGLNVGGGVDGSGMDMESSTSSDMLLQISGGYVSVNAQGDGLDSNGNFVMTGGTAVVSGPTNNGNGSLDYNGTFEISGGLLIAAGSSGMVQASSDTSEQNGILMTYPATQSAGTLIHLEDSEGNTIATYAPEKEYSSVYISSPDLVKDSSYTLIDSRNN, from the coding sequence ATGAAACGAAAATATAAATTTACGAAGCTAATTGCACCTTTATTGTGCACCACATTATTATTTGCCTGCAGTAATACAGAAGAGGAATCAACTTCAAATTCAGGTACTAGTACAGCTACAGAGGTTAATATAGAGAGCTTAAGCACACTAGGAGACAGCGACATACAATCTGTTGTAAGTGGACTTGTTAGCTATAGTGACGATGATCTTTATACAGACTGGGAAAATGAAGAGGTAACGAGTATTCAGTTGAATGGATCAACAGCAACCTATGAAGGATCTGGCGGTGTAGTTGTTTCAGGAAGTACCGTTACGATTAAAACAGGTGGCGTATATGTACTTAGTGGAACATTAGCCGATGGTCAAATTGTTGTAGATGCAGAGGATAACAATACCGTTCGCCTCGTATTAAATGGAGTAGATATTACTAGCAGTTCTTCAGCTCCGATTTATGTGAACAATGCAGAGAAGACAGTCATATCATTGCCTGAAGGAACGGAAAATACCGTCACAGATGGAACACAATATGTGTACGATGATGTAGAAGCAGAAGAACCAAACTCAGCTATTTTTAGTAAAGGCAATTTAACGATTAATGGTGAAGGAAAGCTTGTCGTTGAAGCGAACTTTAATAACGGAATTACAGGGAAAGATGATCTGAAAATTACTGGTGGAAATATCGAAATTACCGCTAAGGATGATGCAATTGTTGGACGGGACCTGCTAGCTATTAAGGATGGAACGTTCACCATCACAGCCGGTGGTGATGGCATGAAAACGACCAATGATGAGGATGCGGAAAAAGGAAACCTTGCAATTGAAGGTGGAACGTTTAACATTACGGCAGAAAATGATGGAATTCAAGCCCAAACATCCCTATATACATTAGGTGGAGACTATAACATTACGACTGGTGGAGGAAGCCCTGAGACGGTGGCAGCAAATGAAAATGCTATGGGTGGAAGAGGCCAAAGTGAATCAACCACTACGACAACATCGACAGAAACAAGCAGCTCAAAAGGGTTAAAGGCAACAGCTGAGCTGGCTATCGCTGGTGGAACGTTTAACATTGATTCACTTGATGACGCCGTTCATAGTAATGGTAACGTCCTTATTGAAGGTGGCGAATTAACGATTGCAACGGGAGATGATGGCATTCATGCGGATTCTTCAGTCTTAACGAAAGGTGGAAATATCACCGTTACTAAGAGTTACGAGGGAATTGAAGGTGGAGTCATTGCAATTGCAGATGGAACCATCGATGTAACGGCAAGTGATGATGGACTCAATGTTGGTGGCGGAGTCGATGGATCCGGCATGGACATGGAGAGCAGCACATCATCGGATATGTTGCTTCAAATCAGCGGTGGGTATGTGTCTGTCAATGCACAAGGCGATGGACTTGATTCGAATGGAAACTTTGTTATGACTGGTGGAACAGCGGTTGTAAGTGGTCCAACAAATAACGGAAATGGTTCATTAGACTATAATGGGACCTTTGAAATCTCTGGAGGATTATTAATTGCAGCTGGTAGCTCTGGAATGGTCCAAGCAAGCTCTGACACGTCTGAGCAAAATGGCATTCTGATGACATACCCAGCAACTCAAAGTGCAGGTACACTAATACACCTAGAAGATAGTGAAGGAAATACCATAGCCACATATGCACCAGAAAAAGAATATTCTTCTGTCTATATCAGCTCGCCGGACTTAGTGAAGGACTCTAGCTACACATTAATAGACTCTCGGAATAACTAA
- a CDS encoding response regulator transcription factor has product MNLLIIEDDKVLSESIKETTKEMFQIEQAFDGEEGLYLAEQNIFDVIILDIMMPHMNGYEVLEELRKKNITTPVIILTAKDGIDDKIKGFKVGADDYLVKPFHREELLLRLEAMVRRSVGSFKENILSFKELHLNLKNKTASIGEEVIKLNGKQFDLLEYLINNKNTILTKEQIFDRIWGFESDTSTTVVEVYASNLRKNLKKYDYDQYIKTFRGLGYMLSEGEGNV; this is encoded by the coding sequence TTGAATTTATTAATTATAGAAGATGACAAAGTCCTCTCGGAATCCATTAAGGAAACCACCAAGGAAATGTTTCAGATTGAACAAGCATTTGATGGTGAAGAAGGATTGTACTTAGCGGAACAAAATATTTTTGATGTGATCATATTAGACATCATGATGCCTCATATGAATGGATACGAGGTACTTGAGGAACTGCGAAAGAAGAATATTACGACGCCTGTGATTATCCTGACGGCAAAAGACGGCATAGATGATAAGATCAAAGGATTTAAGGTGGGGGCAGACGATTACTTAGTCAAACCCTTTCATCGCGAGGAGCTTTTGCTGCGCTTAGAAGCGATGGTACGACGTTCGGTTGGCTCCTTCAAAGAGAATATCCTGTCCTTTAAAGAATTACATTTAAACTTAAAAAATAAAACGGCGTCGATTGGGGAAGAAGTGATAAAACTCAATGGAAAACAATTCGATTTACTTGAGTATTTAATCAATAATAAAAATACGATCTTAACGAAAGAGCAGATTTTTGATCGAATATGGGGATTTGAGTCAGATACGTCAACGACGGTTGTGGAAGTGTATGCTAGTAACTTACGCAAAAACTTAAAAAAATACGATTATGATCAATATATCAAAACTTTTCGTGGGCTAGGCTATATGCTTTCAGAAGGTGAAGGAAATGTTTAA
- a CDS encoding PTS lactose/cellobiose transporter subunit IIA, which yields MASMEETIFQIILHGGNGKSCSMEAIAAAKRGDFTEARAKLQEAADALNEAHHVQTSLIQGEIRGEKVEISLLMVHAQDHLMNAITMKDLATEFVDLYETIKLEKVSG from the coding sequence ATGGCATCTATGGAGGAAACGATATTTCAGATTATTTTACATGGTGGAAATGGGAAGAGCTGCTCAATGGAGGCAATTGCAGCTGCGAAGCGTGGAGACTTTACTGAAGCCCGAGCAAAGTTGCAAGAAGCGGCAGATGCCCTAAACGAGGCACACCATGTTCAAACATCATTAATCCAGGGTGAAATCAGAGGAGAAAAAGTAGAAATCTCTCTATTAATGGTTCACGCACAGGATCATCTCATGAATGCCATTACCATGAAGGATTTAGCAACAGAATTTGTGGATTTATATGAGACGATTAAGTTAGAAAAGGTATCTGGCTAA